The window AGGTGTTCCCGGTGCTGATGCCGCTGGCCGTGGATCCGGCGCACCCCTTCCCGTACATCTCGGGGCTGTCGCTGAACCTCGCGATCCGCATCCGCAATGCCCGCACCGGGCGGCAGGAGTTCGCCCGGCTGAAGGTGCCGCCGATGCTCCCCCGGTTCGTGCAGGTCCGCGCCGACGGTCAGACGGTGCGCTACCTGCCGCTGGAGGACCTGATCGCGCACAACCTCAAGGACCTGTTCCCCGGAATGGAGATCCTCGACCACCACGCGTTCCGGCTCACCCGCAACGAAGACGTCGTGATCGAAGAGGACGAGACCGAGAACCTCATCCAGGCGCTGGAGGCCGAGCTGCTGCGGCGCCGCTTCGGGCCGCCCATCCGCCTGGAAGTCGGCGACGACATGGACGACCTCACGCTGGATCTGCTGATCAGCGAGCTGGACATCACCCAGCAGGAGGTCTATCGCCTGCCCGGGCCGCTGGATCTGCGCGGACTGTTCGACCTGTCCCGCATCGACCGGCCCGACCTGCACTACCCGCCGCATGTGCCCACCACGGCGGTGGCGTTCCAGCCGAACGAGCAGAACGGCCGCGCCGACATGTTCGCCGCGATCCGCCAGGGCGACGTGCTGGTGCACCACCCGTACGAGTCGTTCACCACGAGCGTGCAGGCGTTCCTCGAGCAGGCGGCCAAGGACCCGCACGTGCTCGCGATCAAGCAGACGCTGTACCGCACTTCCGGTGACAGCCCCATCGTGAAGGCGCTCATCGACGCCGCCGAGGCGGGCAAGCAGGTGCTGGCGCTGGTGGAGGTCAAGGCCCGATTCGACGAGGCCGCCAACATCGTCTGGGCCCGCAAGCTCGAGAAGGCCGGCGTGCACGTCGTGTATGGCCTGGTGGGTCTGAAGACGCACTGCAAGCTGCTGCACGTCATCCGCGACGAAGACGGGGCGCTGCGCAGCTACAGCCACATCGGCACCGGCAACTACAACCCCAAGACCAGCCGGCTCTACGAGGACTTCGGGCTGTTCACCACCGACGAGCTGGTGGGCCGGGACCTCACACGTCTGTTCAACGAGCTCAGCGGCTACGCGATCGAGAAGAAGTTCAAGCGCCTGCTCGTGGCCCCGCTGCACCTGCGCAAGGGGCTGCTGCGCCTCATCGACGCGGAGCGGCGCAATGCGCAGAACGGCAAACCCGCGTCGGTGCGCATCAAGGTCAACTCCATGGTCGACGAGCAGATCATCGACGCCCTCTACCGCGCGAGCCAGGCCGGCGTGAAGGTCGACGTGTGGGTGCGCGGCATCTGTTCGATCAAGGTCGGGCTGGACGGGGTGAGCGACAACATCACCGTGCGCAGCATCCTGGGCCGCTAC is drawn from Microbacterium sp. zg-B96 and contains these coding sequences:
- a CDS encoding RNA degradosome polyphosphate kinase translates to MIHTEALDSGLGDADDDDFDQAVETYDLQLPENRYQDREISWLAFNRRVLELAEDPAIPVLERANFLAIFASNLDEFFMVRVAGLKRRIVTGLAIPTNVGRAPLDVLTDISAEAHALQVRHADAWTTLVRPALADAGIDIVSWHDLSDGERTLLYDYFQGQVFPVLMPLAVDPAHPFPYISGLSLNLAIRIRNARTGRQEFARLKVPPMLPRFVQVRADGQTVRYLPLEDLIAHNLKDLFPGMEILDHHAFRLTRNEDVVIEEDETENLIQALEAELLRRRFGPPIRLEVGDDMDDLTLDLLISELDITQQEVYRLPGPLDLRGLFDLSRIDRPDLHYPPHVPTTAVAFQPNEQNGRADMFAAIRQGDVLVHHPYESFTTSVQAFLEQAAKDPHVLAIKQTLYRTSGDSPIVKALIDAAEAGKQVLALVEVKARFDEAANIVWARKLEKAGVHVVYGLVGLKTHCKLLHVIRDEDGALRSYSHIGTGNYNPKTSRLYEDFGLFTTDELVGRDLTRLFNELSGYAIEKKFKRLLVAPLHLRKGLLRLIDAERRNAQNGKPASVRIKVNSMVDEQIIDALYRASQAGVKVDVWVRGICSIKVGLDGVSDNITVRSILGRYLEHSRIFAFHNDGDPQVFIGSADMMHRNLDRRVEALVRVTESAHVKELVDLFDLAMSDRTSSWHLEPDGAWARHHLSSTGKPLADLQDKTMASVQRRRRVRAVR